The Jiangella sp. DSM 45060 genome contains the following window.
GCGCATGGTCTCGACGAGGACGGCGAGGGCCAGCTCGCCGCGGCCCTGCACCTCCCACGCGTCGGGCCGCTCCGTCGGCAGCACCCGCAGCGACACGTTGCCGATGAGCTCGGACTCGAGGCGGTCCTTGACCAGACGGGCCGTGACCTTCGACCCGCCGGACCGGCCGGACAGCGGCGACGTGTTGGCGCCGATGGTCATCGACAGCGCCGGCTCGTCGACGGTGATCAGCGGCAGCGGCCGCGGGTCGTCGACGTCGGCGAGCGTCTCGCCGATGGTGATCTCGGGGATGCCGGCGACGGCGATGATGTCGCCCGGGCCGGCCTTCTCGGCCGGCACCCGCTCCAGCGCCTCCGTCATGAGCAGCTCGGTGACCTTGACCCGCTCGATGCTGCCGTCCTTGCGGCACCAGGCGACCTGCGAGCCCTTGGCGATCTCGCCCTCGCGGACCCGGCACAGCGCCAGCCGGCCCAGGAACGGCGACGCGTCGAGGTTGGTGACGTGCGCCTGCAGCGGCGCGCCTTCGGTGTACGTGGGCGCCGGGATGGTGTCGAGGATCGTGGTGACCAGCGGCGACAGGTCGTCGGACGCGGGCACCTCGCCGTCGGCCGGCCGGTCCAGCGCCGCCTTGCCGTCGCGGGCGCACGCGTAGACGATCGGGAAGTCGAGCGCGCTCTGGTCGCTGGAGTCGTCGAGGAGGTCGAGGAACAGCTCGTACGTCTCGTCGACCACCTCGGCGATGCGCGCGTCGGGCCGGTCGGTCTTGTTCACGACCACGACGATCGGCAGCCGGTTGTGCAGCGCCTTGCGCAGCACGAACCGCGTCTGCGGCAGCGGCCCCTCACTCGCGTCGACCAGCAGCACCACGCCGTCGACCATCGACAGGCCGCGCTCGACCTCGCCGCCGAAGTCGGCGTGACCCGGGGTGTCGATGATGTTGATGGTGGTGTCGCCCCAGCGGACGGCGGTGTTCTTGGCGAGGATCGTGATGCCCTTC
Protein-coding sequences here:
- the typA gene encoding translational GTPase TypA; the protein is MSVRSRDDLRNVAIVAHVDHGKTTLVDALLWQSGVFRANQDVADRVMDSGDLEREKGITILAKNTAVRWGDTTINIIDTPGHADFGGEVERGLSMVDGVVLLVDASEGPLPQTRFVLRKALHNRLPIVVVVNKTDRPDARIAEVVDETYELFLDLLDDSSDQSALDFPIVYACARDGKAALDRPADGEVPASDDLSPLVTTILDTIPAPTYTEGAPLQAHVTNLDASPFLGRLALCRVREGEIAKGSQVAWCRKDGSIERVKVTELLMTEALERVPAEKAGPGDIIAVAGIPEITIGETLADVDDPRPLPLITVDEPALSMTIGANTSPLSGRSGGSKVTARLVKDRLESELIGNVSLRVLPTERPDAWEVQGRGELALAVLVETMRREGYELTVGKPQVVTREIDGKLREPFERLTVDCPEEYLGAVTQLLAVRKGRMEQMTNHGTGWIRMEFVVPARGLIGFRTDFLTETRGTGLAHHVFESYEPWAGDLRTRPTGSLVADRSGVATSYAMFNLQERGTLFVEPTTEVYEGMIVGENSRADDMDVNITKEKKLTNVRSSTADELERLIPPRKLSLEQALEFCRDDECVEVTPKAVRLRKVVLDASTRGRAAARRKHAQ